A genomic stretch from Streptomyces sp. QL37 includes:
- a CDS encoding DsbA family protein yields MSKRNSQANKSAARERLRAERERQAKKDKTRKQIVVGVSVVAVLAIAGGVSYGVMQLNKPSAWEAAADAKNVTAPRNTSGDDGTTVVIGESSAKKTLELYEDSRCPICATFEQTVGETVAKDVDAGKYKIKYVGATFIDNSDSGEGSKNALSALGAALNVSPDAFLEYKTALYSAKYHPEETDDKFAKDSYLIDVAESVDALKGNKAFQKDVEDGTYDAWAIKMSKAFDKSGVQGTPTLKMDGKTLTAEGSENAPMTVADFNAAVTKALKG; encoded by the coding sequence ATGAGCAAGCGCAACAGCCAGGCCAACAAGTCCGCCGCCCGCGAGCGGCTGCGCGCGGAGCGCGAGCGCCAGGCCAAGAAGGACAAGACCCGCAAGCAGATCGTCGTCGGCGTCTCGGTCGTCGCCGTGCTCGCGATCGCCGGCGGTGTCAGCTACGGCGTGATGCAGCTGAACAAGCCCTCCGCCTGGGAGGCCGCCGCGGACGCGAAGAACGTCACCGCCCCCAGGAACACCTCGGGTGACGACGGCACGACCGTCGTGATCGGCGAGTCGAGCGCCAAGAAGACCCTGGAGCTGTACGAGGACTCGCGCTGCCCGATCTGCGCCACGTTCGAGCAGACGGTCGGCGAGACCGTGGCCAAGGACGTCGACGCCGGCAAGTACAAGATCAAGTACGTCGGCGCGACCTTCATCGACAACTCGGACAGCGGCGAGGGCTCGAAGAACGCCCTGAGCGCGCTGGGTGCGGCGCTGAACGTGAGCCCGGACGCCTTCCTGGAGTACAAGACCGCCCTGTACTCCGCGAAGTACCACCCCGAGGAGACGGACGACAAGTTCGCCAAGGACAGCTACCTGATCGACGTGGCGGAGTCGGTGGACGCGCTGAAGGGCAACAAGGCGTTCCAGAAGGACGTCGAGGACGGCACCTACGACGCCTGGGCGATCAAGATGTCCAAGGCGTTCGACAAGAGCGGTGTCCAGGGCACGCCGACCCTCAAGATGGACGGCAAGACGCTCACCGCCGAGGGCAGCGAGAACGCGCCCATGACGGTGGCCGACTTCAACGCTGCCGTCACCAAGGCGCTCAAGGGCTGA
- a CDS encoding DUF2252 domain-containing protein, translated as MSDTQTGAEQRGEQILAVFDTAFGQLLAADPAAFRVKFRKMAGSAFAFYRGSAGLFYADLDREQHTGAYLDERTSRVWIHGDLHAENFGTYMDANGRLVFNVNDFDEAYVGPFTWDLKRFAASVALIGYAKALGDDQIGELVRVYADAYRERIHALATGAKNDEVPPFTLDTADGPLLGALRDARALTRFGLLDSMTEIRDFERRFTADGGAIDLDAATRYKVLAAFDGYLETLPESSLSRPDSYRVKDVVGRRGIGIGSAGLPSYNILLEGNSDALENDVVIYLKQAQTPAVSRHITDAAVRDYFQHEGHRTVISQRALQAHADPWLGWTELDGSGQLVAEVSPYAVDLDWSDIDEPEEIAAVVADLGRATATMHSAADDESGHSLVPFSTERAIDAAIAADEEGFAELLVDFAHSYGARARADHQIFVDLFRNGRIPGL; from the coding sequence ATGTCGGACACGCAGACCGGCGCAGAGCAGCGCGGGGAGCAGATTCTCGCAGTTTTCGACACCGCTTTCGGGCAGCTCCTGGCCGCCGACCCCGCAGCCTTCCGGGTCAAGTTCCGCAAGATGGCGGGTTCGGCCTTCGCGTTCTACCGGGGCTCGGCCGGGCTCTTCTACGCCGATCTGGACCGCGAGCAGCACACCGGTGCCTATCTGGACGAACGCACGAGCCGGGTGTGGATCCACGGCGACCTGCACGCCGAGAATTTCGGCACGTACATGGACGCCAACGGCCGGCTCGTGTTCAACGTCAACGACTTCGACGAGGCGTACGTCGGCCCCTTCACCTGGGACCTCAAGCGCTTCGCCGCCTCCGTCGCCCTGATCGGCTACGCCAAGGCGCTGGGCGACGACCAGATCGGTGAGCTGGTCCGGGTCTACGCCGACGCCTACCGCGAGCGGATCCACGCCCTGGCGACGGGCGCCAAGAACGACGAGGTGCCGCCCTTCACCCTGGACACCGCCGACGGCCCGCTGCTCGGCGCGCTGCGCGACGCCCGGGCCCTGACCCGGTTCGGTCTGCTGGACTCGATGACGGAGATCCGGGACTTCGAGCGCCGGTTCACCGCCGACGGCGGCGCGATCGACCTGGACGCGGCGACGCGGTACAAGGTGCTCGCGGCGTTCGACGGCTATCTGGAGACGCTGCCGGAGTCGAGCCTCTCGCGCCCCGACTCGTACCGGGTGAAGGACGTCGTCGGCCGCCGGGGCATCGGCATCGGGTCGGCCGGCCTGCCCTCGTACAACATCCTTCTGGAGGGCAACAGCGACGCCCTGGAGAACGATGTGGTGATCTACCTCAAGCAGGCGCAGACCCCGGCCGTGTCCCGGCACATCACCGACGCGGCGGTGCGGGACTACTTCCAGCACGAGGGGCACCGCACGGTGATCTCGCAGCGCGCCCTCCAGGCGCACGCCGACCCGTGGCTGGGCTGGACCGAGCTGGACGGGTCCGGGCAGCTGGTCGCCGAGGTCTCCCCGTACGCGGTCGATCTGGACTGGTCCGACATCGACGAGCCGGAGGAGATCGCGGCGGTGGTCGCCGACCTCGGCCGGGCCACGGCGACGATGCACTCGGCGGCGGACGACGAGAGCGGGCACTCGCTGGTGCCGTTCTCCACCGAGCGCGCGATCGACGCGGCCATCGCGGCCGACGAGGAGGGCTTCGCCGAGCTGCTGGTGGACTTCGCGCACAGCTACGGCGCGCGTGCCCGCGCCGACCACCAGATCTTCGTCGACCTCTTCCGCAACGGCCGTATCCCGGGCCTGTAG